A single Lactuca sativa cultivar Salinas chromosome 8, Lsat_Salinas_v11, whole genome shotgun sequence DNA region contains:
- the LOC111913699 gene encoding U4/U6 small nuclear ribonucleoprotein Prp31 homolog, translating into MANLEDSFLADLEDLSDNDNENLDEENVDAENMEEDVNKDIADIEALKYDDLDNVSKLQKTQRYTDIMKKVENALEKGSNMSNQSMVLEDDPEYQLIVECNTLSVDIENEIVIIHNFIRDKYRLKFPELESLVHHPIDYARVVKKIGNEVDLTLVDLEGLLPSAIIMVVSVTASTTSGKPLPENTLQKTIEACDRALTLDASKKKVLDFVESRMGYIAPNLSAIVGSAVAAKLMGTAGGLTSLAKMPACNVQLLGAKKKNLAGFSTATSQFRVGYIEQTEVFQTTPPGLKMRACRLLAAKSTLAARVDSIRGDPSGKQGRMYREEIRKKIEKWQEPPPAKQPKPLPVPDSEPKKKRGGRRLRKMKERYAITDMRKLANRMQFGVPEESSLGDGLGEGYGMLGQAGNGKLRVSVGQSKLAAKVAKKGKDKQYSSGGATSGLTSSLAFTPVQGIDLIDPQADANRLGSGTQSTYFSETGTFSKIKRT; encoded by the exons ATG gCAAACCTTGAAGATTCTTTTCTTGCAGATCTTGAGGATCTATCCGACAACGATAATGAGAACCTG GATGAAGAAAACGTGGATGCAGAAAACATGGAAGAAGATGTGAATAAAGACATAGCCGATATAGAAGCCCTCAAGTACGATGACTTAGACAATGTCTCAAAGCTACAAAAAACACAACGTTACACAGACATcatgaaaaaagtcgaaaatgcCCTTGAAAAAGGATCAAACATGTCAAACCAATCCATGGTTCTAGAAGACGATCCAGAATACCAACTAATAGTCGAATGCAACACATTATCAGTCGACATAGAAAACGAAATCGTCATAATCCACAATTTTATACGCGATAAATACCGATTAAAATTTCCcgaactcgaatcccttgttcATCACCCAATCGATTACGCACGTGTAGTCAAAAAAATCGGAAATGAAGTTGACTTAACCCTAGTTGACTTAGAAGGTCTTCTCCCTTCAGCCATAATCATGGTTGTTTCAGTCACAGCCTCCACCACAAGTGGGAAGCCACTTCCCGAAAATACCCTCCAAAAAACAATCGAAGCATGCGATCGTGCCCTTACATTAGACGCTTCAAAAAAGAAAGTTCTAGATTTTGTAGAGAGTAGAATGGGTTATATCGCACCGAATCTTTCCGCGATTGTTGGAAGTGCAGTTGCTGCGAAACTGATGGGGACAGCTGGCGGGCTGACATCACTTGCGAAAATGCCAGCTTGTAATGTGCAGCTTTTGGGTGCTAAAAAGAAGAATTTGGCGGGATTTTCAACTGCTACTTCTCAGTTTAGAGTTGGGTATATTGAGCAAACGGAGGTTTTTCAGACAACGCCTCCAGGGTTAAAGATGAGGGCTTGTAGACTTTTGGCTGCAAAGTCAACGCTTGCTGCGCGAGTTGACTCGATTAGGGGGGACCCGTCTGGGAAACAAGGGAGAATGTATAGGGAAGAGATTAGGAAGAAGATTGAAAAATGGCAAGAACCACCGCCAGCTAAGCAACCTAAGCCACTTCCTGTTCCGGATTCTGAACCTAAAAAGAAAAGAGGTGGGAGACGATTGAGGAAAATGAAAGAGAG ATATGCGATTACAGACATGAGGAAACTGGCAAACAGAATGCAATTTGGAGTGCCTGAAGAGAGCTCATTAg GTGATGGACTAGGAGAAGGATACGGTATGCTTGGTCAAGCTGGAAACGGAAAGCTTCGTGTTTCAGTTGGTCAAAGCAAACTCGCTGCTAAAGTtgctaaaaa GGGCAAAGATAAACAATATAGTAGTGGTGGGGCTACCTCTGGATTGACGTCAAGTTTAGCTTTCACACCTGTTCAG ggGATTGATCTTATAGATCCACAAGCAGATGCTAATAGACTTGGGAGTGGAACACAGAGCACGTATTTTTCAGAAACAGGAACTTTTTCAAAGATCAAGAGGACGTGA